The following are encoded together in the Thermodesulfobacteriota bacterium genome:
- the rpsT gene encoding 30S ribosomal protein S20 has protein sequence MANHKSALKRARQNEIRRMRNKSYRTKINNVTKQVRLAEGESSGETMTANLNMAKSVIDIAAKKGVIHKKTAARKISRLAKFANNAVH, from the coding sequence TTGGCCAATCACAAATCCGCTTTAAAACGCGCCCGTCAGAATGAAATAAGACGCATGCGTAACAAGTCTTACCGAACAAAAATAAATAACGTGACCAAGCAAGTTCGACTTGCCGAAGGTGAATCGTCAGGCGAAACAATGACCGCCAATCTTAACATGGCAAAGTCTGTGATAGATATCGCAGCCAAAAAGGGGGTCATCCATAAAAAAACGGCTGCCAGAAAAATATCCCGCCTGGCAAAATTTGCCAACAATGCCGTTCATTAA
- a CDS encoding septum formation initiator family protein yields the protein MLNKVKLKLSMAILILFSMLFLILFAENGLVDLNSLRKERDRLIEKNENLARDNLDLYNEIERLKNDDKYIENIARQELGMIGKDEIILKPTHGSAKRLKQK from the coding sequence ATGCTGAACAAAGTTAAGCTAAAATTATCCATGGCCATATTGATATTGTTTTCCATGCTTTTTCTTATTTTGTTTGCTGAAAACGGCCTTGTTGATCTTAATTCGCTTAGAAAGGAAAGAGACAGGCTGATTGAAAAAAATGAAAATCTTGCCAGGGATAATCTTGATTTGTATAATGAAATAGAACGGTTAAAAAATGATGATAAATATATTGAAAATATTGCAAGGCAGGAACTCGGTATGATCGGGAAAGACGAAATAATATTAAAACCAACCCATGGTTCAGCAAAACGGTTGAAACAGAAATGA
- the leuS gene encoding leucine--tRNA ligase — MDERYNPVSVEKKWQSVWEATDLFKAYEDPDRKKYYLLEMFPYPSGKIHMGHVRNYTIGDVVARYKRMRGFNVLHPMGWDAFGMPAENAAIANNTHPAKWTYDNITAMRTQLKRMGFSYDWDREIATCKPEYYRWEQWLFLKMYEKDMAYRKKSFVNWCDKCRTVLANEQVEAGMCWRCGEAVRQKKLWQWFFRVTDYAEDLLVYSDKLSGWPDKVITMQKNWIGKSVGAEIRFSIENPVDSTDEYINVFTTRQDTVFGATFMVLAPEHPLVLKLSRGTVQEKETADFVDRMSRQDRSGKAIENHEKEGVFTGAWCINPMHGKRMPIYTANFALMEYGTGAVMSVPAHDQRDFEFAKKYGLDIVPVVKPYDEDLSPVSMTEAYTGEGVMINSGQFDGMDSNKARNEITAYLEKNDIGQRTVSFRLRDWGISRQRYWGAPIPMIHCKKCGIVPVAKEQLPIVLPEDADILEGGKSPLPELDHFTKTECPQCHSLDAKRETDTMDTFVESSWYFERYCSPDCNTGMFDRVAVDYWMPVDQYIGGVEHAILHLLYSRYYTRVLKEMGLVNFKEPFTRLLTQGMVCKETSFCTEHGFLSPEEEDVRGKKRLCRICGRETEVGRIEKMSKSKKNVVDPNILLEKYGADTTRLFCLFAAPPERDLEWSEQGVEGGYRFLNRVWRLAANLMDSIKGVQTFEGKVEDLDGGLRHLYRKTHQTISKVTRDIEDRFHFNTAISAVMELYNTMNGMKLEENSPVSAGVMRFAMESVVLLLAPIVPHFADEIWEAMGHESSVLLESWPTYNKDILYEDEWLIVVQVNGKLRSRFSVGAGTDEDTIKQMALSDERAKKFINDQPVKKVIVVKNKLVNIVV; from the coding sequence ATGGATGAACGGTACAATCCAGTCAGCGTAGAAAAAAAATGGCAAAGCGTCTGGGAGGCAACAGACCTGTTCAAGGCGTATGAGGATCCTGACAGAAAAAAATACTATCTACTTGAGATGTTTCCATATCCGTCCGGAAAAATACATATGGGGCATGTGAGAAATTATACCATTGGCGATGTGGTCGCAAGGTATAAAAGGATGCGGGGATTTAATGTCCTGCATCCAATGGGATGGGATGCATTTGGGATGCCCGCGGAAAATGCGGCCATAGCCAACAACACTCATCCGGCTAAATGGACCTACGATAATATTACTGCCATGCGCACACAGTTAAAGCGCATGGGATTCAGTTACGACTGGGACAGAGAAATCGCTACATGTAAACCCGAATATTACCGGTGGGAACAATGGTTGTTTTTAAAAATGTATGAAAAGGATATGGCATACCGAAAGAAGTCTTTTGTAAACTGGTGTGATAAATGCCGGACGGTTCTTGCCAACGAACAGGTGGAGGCCGGAATGTGTTGGAGATGCGGAGAGGCGGTTCGTCAGAAGAAGCTGTGGCAGTGGTTTTTTCGGGTGACCGACTACGCCGAGGATCTGCTTGTATATTCCGATAAACTGTCCGGCTGGCCTGATAAAGTAATTACCATGCAGAAAAACTGGATCGGCAAGAGTGTGGGGGCTGAAATCCGGTTTTCCATTGAAAACCCTGTGGATAGCACAGATGAATACATCAATGTTTTTACCACCAGGCAGGATACGGTTTTTGGCGCAACTTTCATGGTTCTTGCGCCGGAGCATCCCCTGGTACTTAAGCTTTCCAGAGGAACCGTTCAGGAGAAAGAGACCGCAGATTTTGTGGATCGTATGTCCAGGCAGGACAGATCCGGAAAGGCCATAGAAAACCATGAAAAGGAAGGGGTTTTTACCGGGGCCTGGTGTATAAATCCCATGCACGGCAAACGTATGCCGATTTATACGGCCAATTTTGCCCTTATGGAATATGGAACGGGTGCGGTGATGTCTGTACCCGCACATGACCAGCGTGATTTTGAGTTTGCCAAAAAATATGGGTTGGATATTGTACCGGTGGTAAAGCCCTATGATGAAGACCTTAGCCCGGTTTCCATGACCGAGGCATATACCGGTGAAGGCGTGATGATCAACTCGGGCCAATTTGACGGGATGGATAGTAATAAAGCCCGAAATGAAATTACCGCATATCTCGAAAAAAATGATATCGGTCAAAGAACCGTCAGTTTCAGACTGAGAGACTGGGGAATTTCCAGGCAGCGGTACTGGGGTGCTCCGATCCCCATGATTCACTGTAAAAAATGTGGGATTGTTCCGGTCGCTAAAGAACAGCTTCCCATAGTACTTCCGGAAGACGCAGATATTCTTGAAGGCGGCAAATCTCCGCTTCCCGAACTGGATCATTTTACCAAGACGGAGTGTCCCCAGTGCCATAGTCTTGATGCAAAAAGAGAAACCGATACCATGGATACCTTCGTAGAATCTTCCTGGTATTTTGAAAGGTACTGCAGTCCGGACTGCAACACCGGTATGTTTGACCGGGTGGCTGTGGATTATTGGATGCCGGTGGATCAATATATTGGCGGAGTGGAGCATGCTATTTTGCATCTTTTGTATTCAAGGTACTATACCAGAGTGCTCAAAGAAATGGGACTGGTTAATTTTAAGGAGCCGTTTACGCGGCTTTTAACCCAGGGAATGGTTTGCAAGGAAACATCCTTTTGTACGGAACACGGCTTTCTTAGCCCTGAAGAAGAGGATGTGCGCGGCAAAAAGCGATTGTGCCGTATTTGTGGCCGGGAAACTGAGGTGGGTCGCATAGAAAAAATGTCTAAATCGAAAAAAAATGTGGTTGATCCGAACATATTGCTGGAAAAATACGGTGCGGATACCACCAGACTTTTTTGTCTTTTTGCCGCACCCCCTGAAAGGGACTTGGAATGGAGCGAGCAGGGAGTTGAGGGGGGTTACCGTTTCCTCAATCGTGTCTGGCGACTTGCGGCGAATCTCATGGATTCAATAAAAGGCGTTCAAACTTTTGAAGGCAAGGTGGAAGATCTTGATGGCGGGTTAAGACATCTTTACCGGAAAACCCATCAGACCATAAGCAAAGTGACCAGAGATATAGAAGACAGGTTTCACTTTAATACCGCCATAAGTGCCGTCATGGAGCTTTATAATACCATGAACGGTATGAAACTTGAAGAAAACAGCCCGGTTTCGGCGGGTGTAATGAGATTTGCCATGGAATCCGTTGTACTCCTCCTGGCGCCCATAGTACCTCATTTTGCCGATGAAATATGGGAAGCGATGGGGCATGAATCGAGTGTTCTGTTGGAATCTTGGCCGACCTATAATAAAGATATTCTGTATGAGGATGAATGGCTGATTGTGGTCCAGGTCAATGGCAAACTCAGGAGCAGGTTTTCAGTCGGTGCTGGTACGGATGAAGATACCATAAAGCAAATGGCTCTTTCGGATGAACGGGCAAAAAAATTCATAAACGATCAGCCTGTTAAAAAGGTTATTGTGGTAAAGAATAAGCTGGTTAATATTGTGGTATAG
- the murJ gene encoding murein biosynthesis integral membrane protein MurJ: MSENTRVTKAAGVVSSATLLSRIFGYIRDMVIAAIFGAGFYSDAFVAAFRIPNLIRRLFGEGSLSISFVPVFTQYITEKGKDEAFEMARSAIKLLSVLLVIITVAGIALSPWIVHIFAPGFTGSPEKYALTVVLTRIMFPYIFFICLVALSMGILNVLGHFAAPALAPVFLNIAMIVSVTAVSIASTDPANRVYGLAFGVVVGGCLQLALQVPFLIKNGFYFWQKTAIWHSGLKRIVKLFFPAIFGSAVYQINTLVITLLASIQSEGSVSYLYYADRLVQFPLGIFAIAAATALLPSISRQAAAKDMQAVRDSFAYTLKLVFFITIPAMVGLIVLRQPVVALLFQRGAFGGEATLLTAKAVLYYSIGLWAVSGVRIIVFTLYALKDTKTPVYTAAISIMANIILGVVLMEPMGHAGLALALSLASMLNFGLLMRSLNIKLGPLKQPGLAEFVCKNIICSVLMGTVVWTVALYIIPPGTESLSGLIIGLLGSILTGLVIYGGFSIIFKTLDIKTVLNLGLFKRQ, encoded by the coding sequence ATGTCTGAAAATACCCGTGTGACAAAGGCTGCAGGTGTTGTAAGCTCAGCCACTTTGTTAAGCCGCATTTTTGGTTATATAAGGGATATGGTTATCGCCGCAATTTTTGGCGCGGGCTTTTATTCCGATGCATTTGTTGCCGCTTTCAGGATTCCCAACCTTATCAGGAGGCTTTTTGGCGAAGGTTCCTTAAGCATTTCATTTGTTCCTGTTTTTACCCAATACATCACAGAAAAAGGAAAAGACGAAGCCTTTGAGATGGCAAGATCTGCCATAAAACTGCTTTCGGTTCTACTGGTTATTATAACTGTTGCGGGTATTGCCCTCTCGCCCTGGATCGTTCATATTTTTGCCCCGGGGTTTACCGGGTCGCCTGAAAAGTATGCGCTTACCGTCGTGCTGACGCGCATCATGTTTCCTTATATCTTTTTTATATGCCTGGTTGCGCTGAGCATGGGTATTTTAAATGTCTTGGGGCATTTTGCCGCACCTGCGCTTGCACCGGTATTTTTAAATATAGCGATGATTGTCTCGGTAACCGCAGTATCTATAGCGTCAACCGATCCAGCAAACCGTGTATATGGACTTGCATTTGGCGTGGTGGTTGGAGGGTGTTTGCAGCTTGCACTTCAGGTACCGTTTTTGATTAAAAACGGTTTTTATTTCTGGCAAAAAACCGCAATATGGCATTCGGGGTTAAAAAGAATCGTTAAGCTGTTTTTCCCCGCCATATTCGGTTCAGCCGTGTATCAGATTAACACTCTGGTGATCACCCTTCTTGCCTCGATACAATCTGAAGGTAGTGTTTCGTATCTTTACTATGCAGACCGGCTGGTTCAGTTTCCTTTGGGGATTTTTGCTATTGCTGCTGCAACCGCACTGCTGCCCAGCATTTCCAGGCAGGCAGCAGCAAAAGACATGCAGGCGGTAAGGGATTCTTTTGCATATACATTGAAACTTGTTTTTTTTATAACCATTCCTGCCATGGTGGGGCTTATTGTATTGCGGCAGCCGGTGGTGGCCCTGCTATTTCAAAGAGGGGCCTTTGGAGGTGAAGCCACCCTGTTGACTGCCAAGGCTGTTTTGTATTATAGCATCGGCCTGTGGGCTGTTTCAGGTGTAAGGATTATTGTATTTACCCTTTATGCACTAAAAGATACAAAAACACCTGTTTATACTGCAGCTATATCCATCATGGCCAATATAATACTTGGAGTTGTTTTAATGGAGCCCATGGGACATGCCGGCCTTGCATTGGCTTTATCCCTTGCTTCAATGCTTAACTTCGGACTTCTGATGCGGTCATTAAATATAAAGCTGGGTCCATTGAAGCAGCCGGGTCTAGCTGAATTTGTTTGCAAAAATATAATATGTTCTGTATTAATGGGGACGGTGGTGTGGACGGTGGCCCTATATATTATTCCGCCGGGAACGGAAAGCCTGTCTGGTCTAATTATAGGGCTTTTGGGAAGTATTTTAACCGGTCTTGTCATTTACGGTGGTTTTTCCATAATTTTTAAAACCCTGGATATTAAAACGGTTTTAAATCTGGGTTTATTTAAGCGACAATAA
- the lptE gene encoding LPS assembly lipoprotein LptE, which yields MFVKKRNNFFILILLILVSGCGYRFAGTGDFPENTKNIFIPILENRTSESRLEKLVTDDIIYEFTSNRKDILAKSMEDADAVLYGNIHSISIATISRDDPNTSTERSVKLFVDMKLVAPDGRVIWRVEQIMADEAYNVVLGDKYRTLQNRREAISKVSQRLAEKIFTRMTDNF from the coding sequence ATGTTTGTAAAAAAAAGAAATAATTTTTTTATCCTTATATTACTGATACTTGTTTCAGGTTGTGGGTACAGGTTTGCAGGAACCGGTGATTTTCCGGAAAACACCAAAAACATTTTCATACCGATACTTGAAAACCGCACCTCCGAAAGCAGGCTGGAAAAGCTGGTAACAGATGATATCATCTATGAATTTACCAGTAACAGAAAAGATATCTTGGCAAAGAGCATGGAAGATGCGGATGCCGTTCTTTATGGAAACATCCATTCTATAAGCATTGCAACTATTTCCCGGGACGATCCGAACACTTCCACAGAAAGAAGTGTAAAACTGTTCGTCGACATGAAACTGGTTGCTCCTGACGGCAGAGTCATCTGGCGGGTAGAACAAATTATGGCAGACGAAGCTTACAACGTCGTACTGGGGGATAAGTACAGGACGTTACAAAACAGGCGAGAGGCGATTTCAAAGGTTTCTCAAAGGCTGGCAGAAAAAATTTTTACACGCATGACGGATAATTTTTAA